CTCCTGCAAGAGAATCAAGGTCTGGGCCATGGCTTTGAGGTTATGCTTCTTCGCCCAACGCTCGTAGCCAATGCTCTTGCCCTGCTTCAGCTTCGCCTGAATGTCCACCAGTTTCTGAATCCTGTCGGGCTTGTCTGTTGCGATAGGCTGGATGGTCGGGGCAAGCCGGATGTTCTGAGCGAGTGCGGCGAGCACCTGCTTTTTCTCAAACTTCTTGCTCAGCTTCCGGGCGGTGATGAACTTTACCCGATTGGGCGGGCAGTAGCTCAATCGCCCTCGGCTCTCTTTCACGGCAACGCCGTGTTCCTGCATGAGCAATGCAGAAAATTCCTCGAAGGTGGTAGCCTTCTTCAGAACAGAGTCGATTTGCTTTCGCAGCGTTTCCAGTTCCGTCTGGTAGACAGTCTGTTTAGGCTTCTGCCCCGCTACGATCAGTCGTGCGTTGGCTTGGTCAAGCCGTTTCTGTCCACGCCGCCGCGCCCAGTATTCCCGTTCAGAAACACGGTTGCCTTGTGCTTCCAGTAGGTTGATCTGGTGCAGGTCAGCGCATTCGCACATTTCCGTGACTGCGACACGCAGGTGCCGCATGGTCTGGGCTGTGCTGGAGTGCTTCATGCCCTCACGCCAGTCACGAGGCTTCTGCATATAGGGCTTGCGTTCCACTTCTCGTGTGCGGATGCTGCCGATCACGATGTGGACATGGATATTTCCCGAATGGTTATGCCCATCCGGGTGGGTGCAGACGATGGCAGGATGACCGGGAAAGTTTGCTTTACAGAAGTTCAGGCCGAGAGCCTGTGCTTTTTCCATGGTCAAGCCGTTGTCGGCTGCATCTCTGGGGTCAAAGCTGATGATATACTGGTGGCTCTTAATATCATCGGGGTGGTTGTTCTTGTTGTACTTTCGGTTTGCCAGCAGGCAGGCCGTTGCAAACGAGAAATCGCCGCATTCAAGCGTATCCAGAATGTACGAATCCCGCAGCATGGGCCTGCCTTGTTGATCAAGAAGCTGCTTCCCGGTGAACTCATCGTGCTGGTAAATCAGGTACGCTTCGATGGCGGAGTAGTCCGAATTCTTAGAGGCGATATGCTTGAGCGTTGCCATACAGTTCACCAAGAATTTTCTCGGCGTTGAGCCGGAAGGCAGTCAGGTCTGTAAGTTCGTCAAGAAGTTTCGCCCGGAGTTGTTCGGTATCTGCTCCACCGGAGTTGAAGTGTCGTGCGAGTTGGTTCAGGTTTCCGCCCACCTTGCCGCACTGGGCAAGCAGAGTGGAAACGGCGTTCAGGGTTTCTTCTCCGCCGCCGGCAACGACAACCGTGCGCTCGATCTTTGCACTGTGCAGCGCACGGCGGATGAGAGTGGACAGGGAGAGATGAAGGAGTTTTGCGGTATTTTCAAGTTCCAACTTTTCAGTTTCCGTCACACGGAACTTGATGATGTGCGTTTTGTTGTTCGGCGTGTCGTGGCGGTGGGTCGTGCTTTTGTTCATTGAACCTCCTGTCGTCTTGCTAGCTTCTCGGTGAAGCTATGTAAGCACGACACGCCGTTCTTTCGCACCGCAAGGTGCGAATATGAGCAGGGTTTGGGGCAGGCACGCCCCAACAAGATCACTTCGGAAATGCAGATGCATTGAAGAAGTGAAGTCCCGATGGAGCACAACATTTTCAAGAATTGAAAATTTGTGGCCACGGGACGGTTCTTGCCCTCCACCGCTGCGCTCAAAACGTATTTCCGAAAATTGTTTCCGAATTGTTAAGACACAAAAATAAGTAGAGAGTTCCGCTGCTCGTGTATGTTGATCGCCGTTTGACCCGAACGAAGTTCCTGCCCCTGTTTTGCAGCGGCGTTGGCCGGAAAGCCGGTATCACATTCGGACGGCTCATGAAATTTTCAAGGTACAAGCTTCCCCGGAAAAGAAAAAGACCGCCCACGCAGTACAGGCGAAGGATTTTGTCGGGTGAAACGGCGGCAAAACGATCGGGTGTGTTGTGGGGCGGTACGTTCTTTTGGGGGCAATCACTCACTGAAAGTGGTGGTTATCACGGTGAGAACCACCACTTTTCATAGCAAGCCAACTTTTCAATGCATCGGCAACATCGTTGGCTTGCATATCGCAAATATGAAGTTTCGGTTGAGCCAATTTCTTATCTTGCGATAATGTGATTTGTGACAAAGGGTATCATGGTTTGCAAGGTGCGTCAAGATGGTTTTGAGTATTTTATTGTGGTAAAGCAATAATAGTAGGACTTATAGAAAAAATTGGAAGCTTTCAGCATAGCGGACACTTCCATAAGTTTTTACCCATTCATACTGAAATTTCAAGTCTATGTTTCGGATAAAAAACTGTTCTGCTTTTCAACGTATATCTTCTGCCAGGGCACCGCCAGTGGCACGATATACAGCTGGCGTACAGCCGTAGCGCACCTGAAACTTTTTATAAAAGAAGTTCTGGTTGGAATAGCCACACTGGTTGGCGATCTGACTAATAGGTGCTTCGGTGGTCAACAGCAGGAAGGCGGCGCGGGACAGCCGCCCATCCGATACCAGATCCTTGAAGGCACTGCCGGTGCCCTCCTTGACCATGCGAGAAAGGTAATTGGGGTGGAAGCCAAAATGCGCTGCGGTGCTTTCCAGTGTGCAGTCGATGCAGTGGTCATCCATGTATTGCAGCACTTCGGTGAGATAGTTCTTGTTGGATTTGTGGTATTCGTGTTCCTGATTGCCCTGATAGCAGCGTGCCAGCTCGATGAAGATCAGGCTCATATAATTCTCCACCGCACCCGCCGTGCAGGTGGTAGGGTCCAGATATTCGCAGAACACACACTCAAACAGATCCCGGAAAATATACGACCGCTCCGTATGAAACAGCAGATAATGGTCGTGATCGTTGCGCTCGTTCAGCGCATTGGAAAGAAACCGCGGCACCGCTCCACTGGCGGCAAGCCGCTCGATGAAGCTTGCCTTGAAATAATTCTGCCCCATCAGGCAGTTGAGCAGGATGTCGTTTTCGCCGGTGGGCAACACCCGGTGCACCACATCCCGGTCCAGAATGGTCACATCGCCGGTGTACATCTCAACCGTCTGGCCGTTGATCTCTTGCACGCAGGTGCCGGAGTACACATAGTTCATTTCAATGTAGTTGTGGCGGTGCAGCGGCACCATGCCAAAACGGGTCTGCTTGTTAAAGGCCAGATTGCCTCCCTCCAGCACGCGGGGCGCAATTTTTGGGGAGATCACACCATGCAGATTGGAGGCCGCCTGTTTTTTAGGGGACGGAAAAAACAGGATCTCATCGCTGTTGTCCGCACCCGTCACAACAGTCGCTTCGCCCTCATACCGGAAATTTTTGAAATAGATCAGAGAATCCTCCGGGTGCTCCCGGTAGTGCAGTTCTTTTTCACTGAGGAGAAAGAGCATTTCCCGGAATGCCTCACGCGCCAGCATGGCAGATACCTCCCAAAAGGTTTGATTTTGTCAGTGAGTGTCTTAAACTTTGCCAGTATCGTTCGACGAAAAGTTTGATTTTGTCAGCACCGGAGTTTGCTTTTGAGATTGTGACACCGTGCCGGATACGGTACAATACAGGTACGATTTGGACACAAGCATACAATGAAATGCCAGCTGTGTCAAGTTTTTGTGCGTATTTTGG
Above is a genomic segment from Faecalibacterium taiwanense containing:
- a CDS encoding relaxase/mobilization nuclease domain-containing protein produces the protein MATLKHIASKNSDYSAIEAYLIYQHDEFTGKQLLDQQGRPMLRDSYILDTLECGDFSFATACLLANRKYNKNNHPDDIKSHQYIISFDPRDAADNGLTMEKAQALGLNFCKANFPGHPAIVCTHPDGHNHSGNIHVHIVIGSIRTREVERKPYMQKPRDWREGMKHSSTAQTMRHLRVAVTEMCECADLHQINLLEAQGNRVSEREYWARRRGQKRLDQANARLIVAGQKPKQTVYQTELETLRKQIDSVLKKATTFEEFSALLMQEHGVAVKESRGRLSYCPPNRVKFITARKLSKKFEKKQVLAALAQNIRLAPTIQPIATDKPDRIQKLVDIQAKLKQGKSIGYERWAKKHNLKAMAQTLILLQEKGLLNEGALDQRIDELQTQYDSAKEVVLDLETRMADNQKLRSYAAAYKQYRPLTQKRNAVKSPAAFEDQYRAELTAYRAAAAYLKANNITCLPSPNKLEAEYCALASEKAQFYEQYKEAKSELLKLKDAKQNVALFFREEKQTQHHER
- a CDS encoding plasmid mobilization protein, with product MNKSTTHRHDTPNNKTHIIKFRVTETEKLELENTAKLLHLSLSTLIRRALHSAKIERTVVVAGGGEETLNAVSTLLAQCGKVGGNLNQLARHFNSGGADTEQLRAKLLDELTDLTAFRLNAEKILGELYGNAQAYRL
- a CDS encoding AraC family transcriptional regulator, translated to MLAREAFREMLFLLSEKELHYREHPEDSLIYFKNFRYEGEATVVTGADNSDEILFFPSPKKQAASNLHGVISPKIAPRVLEGGNLAFNKQTRFGMVPLHRHNYIEMNYVYSGTCVQEINGQTVEMYTGDVTILDRDVVHRVLPTGENDILLNCLMGQNYFKASFIERLAASGAVPRFLSNALNERNDHDHYLLFHTERSYIFRDLFECVFCEYLDPTTCTAGAVENYMSLIFIELARCYQGNQEHEYHKSNKNYLTEVLQYMDDHCIDCTLESTAAHFGFHPNYLSRMVKEGTGSAFKDLVSDGRLSRAAFLLLTTEAPISQIANQCGYSNQNFFYKKFQVRYGCTPAVYRATGGALAEDIR